The Pygocentrus nattereri isolate fPygNat1 chromosome 1, fPygNat1.pri, whole genome shotgun sequence genome window below encodes:
- the LOC108443843 gene encoding cytosolic phospholipase A2 gamma-like isoform X1, translating into MDQMNSESDVRIGHSLSEAERQHLAQRRKTVLQCLNQLGISCSEDKMPNIAVLGSGGGLRAMIGLLGSLCELKKDGLLDCIMYLCGVSGSTWCMASLYKELGWSTKLETVKENIVKRLADGRVSWLKRGLKLTKYYSEKHNFSLTDVWAALIVSHMVKEIDEHRLSEHRGNYTKDPYPIYTVIDKQCKYDKLNADPWFEITPDESGYSLTGAFVDSSFLGSQFENGKKMIDQPETDMLYLQGLCGSAIADTEENLKYLYEALKHLITEESHERQTPDVSSSSKMLLTLVELNLCVLRKEDPTVYLQAIKKLLKDGEAEHRTFSLAKRMTSEETISKTELKDLNLQVCSSVKKSFQGHRFVDSFWPAIVKAIEKATHWTWGTTYDYLYKMNVEDVHSSVLDSEKREYEDAGLLLNSPYFSVLRKERDIDLIISLDYSAGNPFETVLRAAKTCKELHIPFPEVVVPAEDREPQDFYVFRGYGKAPTVIHMPLFNAVNCKGEVQKWNNTYSTFQMSYHREMITALMKKAAENIKNNKHKLLKEIQNVIDGKKSSKLG; encoded by the exons ATGGACCAGATGAATTCTGAAag TGATGTGAGAATTGGTCACTCTCTGAGTGAAGCAGAGAGGCAGCATTTGGCCCAAAGGAGAAAAACTGTTCTACAATGCCTAAATCAGCTTGGAATATCCTGCAGTGAG GATAAGATGCCTAACATCGCAGTGCTGGGCTCTGGAGGTGGTTTGAGAGCTATGATTGGACTGCTGGGGTCACTGTGTGAGCTGAAAAAAGATGGACTGCTGGACTGCATCATGTACCTGTGTGGAGTTTCAGGATCTACCTG GTGCATGGCGTCATTATATAAAGAACTGGGCTGGTCCACCAAACTGGAGACTGTGAAAGAAAACATTGTCAAAAGGCTTGCTGACGGCAGGGTCAGTTGGTTGAAAAGGGGTctaaaactgacaaaatattATTCAGAAAAACACAATTTCAGCCTGACGGATGTGTGGGCAGCGCTGATTGTGTCTCACATGGTGAAAGAG ATTGATGAACACAGACTCTCAGAGCACAGGGGCAACTACACCAAGGACCCGTATCCCATTTACACTGTCATTGACAAGCAGTGTAAATATGACAAACTGAATGCAG atcCTTGGTTTGAGATCACTCCAGATGAGTCAGGTTATTCTCTCACTGGAGCCTTTGTGGATTCCTCCTTTTTGGGAAGTCAGTTTGAGAATGGAAAGAAAATGATTGATCAGCCTGAGACTGACATGCTGTACCTACAAG GTCTATGTGGCAGTGCCATCGCAGATACGGAAGAGAACCTTAAGTACCTCTATGAGGCACTAAAACACCTAATTACAG AAGAGAGTCACGAACGACAAACACCAGATGTGAGCAGTAGTAGCAAGATGCTCTTAACACTTGTGGAACTGAATCTTTGTGTGTTAAGAAAGGAGGATCCTACAGTTTACCTCCAAGccataaagaagctgctgaaag ATGGTGAAGCAGAACACAGGACTTTTTCGCTAGCGAAGCGGATGACATCAGAAGAGACGATCTCCAAAACAGAGTTGAAGGATTTAAACCTGCAAGTATGCAGTTCTGTCAAAAAAAGTTTTCAGGGGCACAGATTTGTGGATT CATTTTGGCCTGCCATTGTGAAAGCCATCGAGAAAGCTACACATTGGACCTGGGGTACGACTTATGACTACCTCTACAAAATGAACG TGGAAGACGTCCATTCCAGTGTCCTTGACTCAGAGAAGAGAGAATATGAAGATGCTGGACTGTTACTCAACTCACCTTATTTCTCAGTGCTGAGAAAAGAACGAGACATTGACCTCATCATTTCTCTTGACTACAGTGCAGGAAATCCCTTTGAG acGGTGCTTCGTGCTGctaaaacatgcaaagaacTTCACATTCCTTTCCCTGAAGTTGTTGTACCAGCTGAAGATAGAGAACCACAGGACTTCTATGTGTTTAGAGGATATGGCAAAGCTCCAACTGTGATCCACATGCCTCTTTTCAATGCTGTCAACTGCAAAG GAGAAGTTCAGAAGTGGAATAACACATATTCCACTTTTCAAATGAGCTACCATCGTGAAATGATCACAGCTCTTATGAAGAAAGCAgctgaaaacatcaaaaacaacaaacacaaactgctCAAGGAGATTCAAAATGTCATAGATGGGAAGAAATCTTCCAAGCTTGGATAA
- the LOC108443843 gene encoding cytosolic phospholipase A2 gamma-like isoform X2: MDQMNSESDVRIGHSLSEAERQHLAQRRKTVLQCLNQLGISCSEDKMPNIAVLGSGGGLRAMIGLLGSLCELKKDGLLDCIMYLCGVSGSTWCMASLYKELGWSTKLETVKENIVKRLADGRVSWLKRGLKLTKYYSEKHNFSLTDVWAALIVSHMVKEIDEHRLSEHRGNYTKDPYPIYTVIDKQCKYDKLNADPWFEITPDESGYSLTGAFVDSSFLGSQFENGKKMIDQPETDMLYLQGLCGSAIADTEENLKYLYEALKHLITESHERQTPDVSSSSKMLLTLVELNLCVLRKEDPTVYLQAIKKLLKDGEAEHRTFSLAKRMTSEETISKTELKDLNLQVCSSVKKSFQGHRFVDSFWPAIVKAIEKATHWTWGTTYDYLYKMNVEDVHSSVLDSEKREYEDAGLLLNSPYFSVLRKERDIDLIISLDYSAGNPFETVLRAAKTCKELHIPFPEVVVPAEDREPQDFYVFRGYGKAPTVIHMPLFNAVNCKGEVQKWNNTYSTFQMSYHREMITALMKKAAENIKNNKHKLLKEIQNVIDGKKSSKLG, from the exons ATGGACCAGATGAATTCTGAAag TGATGTGAGAATTGGTCACTCTCTGAGTGAAGCAGAGAGGCAGCATTTGGCCCAAAGGAGAAAAACTGTTCTACAATGCCTAAATCAGCTTGGAATATCCTGCAGTGAG GATAAGATGCCTAACATCGCAGTGCTGGGCTCTGGAGGTGGTTTGAGAGCTATGATTGGACTGCTGGGGTCACTGTGTGAGCTGAAAAAAGATGGACTGCTGGACTGCATCATGTACCTGTGTGGAGTTTCAGGATCTACCTG GTGCATGGCGTCATTATATAAAGAACTGGGCTGGTCCACCAAACTGGAGACTGTGAAAGAAAACATTGTCAAAAGGCTTGCTGACGGCAGGGTCAGTTGGTTGAAAAGGGGTctaaaactgacaaaatattATTCAGAAAAACACAATTTCAGCCTGACGGATGTGTGGGCAGCGCTGATTGTGTCTCACATGGTGAAAGAG ATTGATGAACACAGACTCTCAGAGCACAGGGGCAACTACACCAAGGACCCGTATCCCATTTACACTGTCATTGACAAGCAGTGTAAATATGACAAACTGAATGCAG atcCTTGGTTTGAGATCACTCCAGATGAGTCAGGTTATTCTCTCACTGGAGCCTTTGTGGATTCCTCCTTTTTGGGAAGTCAGTTTGAGAATGGAAAGAAAATGATTGATCAGCCTGAGACTGACATGCTGTACCTACAAG GTCTATGTGGCAGTGCCATCGCAGATACGGAAGAGAACCTTAAGTACCTCTATGAGGCACTAAAACACCTAATTACAG AGAGTCACGAACGACAAACACCAGATGTGAGCAGTAGTAGCAAGATGCTCTTAACACTTGTGGAACTGAATCTTTGTGTGTTAAGAAAGGAGGATCCTACAGTTTACCTCCAAGccataaagaagctgctgaaag ATGGTGAAGCAGAACACAGGACTTTTTCGCTAGCGAAGCGGATGACATCAGAAGAGACGATCTCCAAAACAGAGTTGAAGGATTTAAACCTGCAAGTATGCAGTTCTGTCAAAAAAAGTTTTCAGGGGCACAGATTTGTGGATT CATTTTGGCCTGCCATTGTGAAAGCCATCGAGAAAGCTACACATTGGACCTGGGGTACGACTTATGACTACCTCTACAAAATGAACG TGGAAGACGTCCATTCCAGTGTCCTTGACTCAGAGAAGAGAGAATATGAAGATGCTGGACTGTTACTCAACTCACCTTATTTCTCAGTGCTGAGAAAAGAACGAGACATTGACCTCATCATTTCTCTTGACTACAGTGCAGGAAATCCCTTTGAG acGGTGCTTCGTGCTGctaaaacatgcaaagaacTTCACATTCCTTTCCCTGAAGTTGTTGTACCAGCTGAAGATAGAGAACCACAGGACTTCTATGTGTTTAGAGGATATGGCAAAGCTCCAACTGTGATCCACATGCCTCTTTTCAATGCTGTCAACTGCAAAG GAGAAGTTCAGAAGTGGAATAACACATATTCCACTTTTCAAATGAGCTACCATCGTGAAATGATCACAGCTCTTATGAAGAAAGCAgctgaaaacatcaaaaacaacaaacacaaactgctCAAGGAGATTCAAAATGTCATAGATGGGAAGAAATCTTCCAAGCTTGGATAA
- the LOC108443844 gene encoding cytosolic phospholipase A2 gamma-like isoform X1 translates to MDQIRNCESVCSSKVRIGHSLNEAESQHVIRRRKIVLQCLRQHGIFCSEAEVPNIAVLGSGGGLRAMVGLLGSLYQLEEVRLLDCIMYLSGVSGSTWCMASLYREPDWSTKLETVKESIIQRLAHGRVSCQDKCHKLRKYMEKPNFSLTDVWAALVVSNSVNEIDEHKLTEQRSKYANDPYPIYTVIDKQCKHKRLKADPWFEITPDESGYSLTGAFVDSSCLGSQFENGKKIKDQPEMDMLYLQGLCGSALAEGFEIATEICWELIHLIKYMEESYTSDASDVQNGCQVLSALLHLHLCALTDEDPSVHCKTVNDLLKDKYDETGQMTLPINLMTSEGMISTTELRDYTLRVCSYFCDLLDVVKCIKNVVCWTWGTTYNYLNNMTVEEVDPSVLHSETRDYEDAGLLLNSPYFSALRQERHIDLIISLDFSVDDNPFETVEGAAKMCKDLHIPFPEVDTSHLEKSQDLYVFRGSSKVPTVIHMPLFNAVNCKGEIEKWKDRYCTFKSHYSYSDITDLLGKAGLNIKNNKEKLLKEIENVIKEKRTSKLGKI, encoded by the exons ATGGACCAGATCAGAAACTGTGAAag TGTGTGCAGCAGCAAGGTGAGGATTGGTCACTCTCTGAATGAAGCCGAGAGTCAACATGTGATCAGACGGAGAAAGATTGTTCTACAGTGCCTGAGGCAGCATGGCATATTCTGCAGTGAG GCTGAGGTGCCTAACATCGCAGTGCTGGGATCTGGTGGAGGTTTGAGAGCGATGGTTGGACTGCTGGGATCACTGTATCAGCTGGAAGAAGTGAGACTTCTTGACTGCATCATGTACCTGAGTGGAGTTTCAGGCTCTACCTG GTGCATGGCGTCCTTATACCGAGAACCAGACTGGTCTACCAAACTGGAGACCGTGAAAGAGAGCATCATCCAGAGGCTTGCTCATGGCAGGGTCAGTTGCCAGGACAAGTGTCACAAACTGAGGAAATACATGGAAAAACCCAACTTCAGCCTGACAGACGTGTGGGCAGCTCTGGTTGTGTCTAACTCAGTGAACGAG attgatgaacacaaactcacagagcagaggAGTAAATACGCCAATGACCCGTATcccatttacactgtgattgacaaacagtgtaaacataaAAGACTGAAAGCAG ATCCTTGGTTTGAGATCACTCCAGATGAGTCAGGTTATTCTCTCACTGGAGCCTTTGTGGATTCATCCTGTTTGGGAAGTCAGTTTGAGAATGGAAAGAAGATTAAAGACCAGCCTGAGATGGACATGCTGTATTTACAAG GTCTGTGTGGCAGTGCACTGGCTGAAGGGTTTGAGATTGCTACGGAGATCTGTTGGGAGCTAATCCATCTGATAAAAT ACATGGAAGAAAGCTACACATCAGATGCATCAGATGTGCAGAATGGTTGTCAGGTGCTCTCAGCACTTCTGCATTTGCACCTCTGTGCCTTGACAGATGAGGATCCTTCAGTTCACTGCAAAACCGTAAATGACCTACTAAAAG ATAAATATGATGAAACTGGACAGATGACTCTTCCCATAAATCTGATGACATCAGAAGGGATGATCTCCACGACAGAGTTAAGGGATTACACCCTGCGTGTATGCAGTTATTTCTGTGACTTGCTTGATG ttgttaaatgcataaaaaacGTGGTATGCTGGACCTGGGGAACAACATACAACTATCTCAACAACATGACGG TGGAAGAAGTTGACCCCAGTGTCCTTCACTCAGAGACAAGAGATTATGAGGATGCTGGACTGTTACTCAACTCACCCTATTTCTCAGCGCTGAGACAAGAACGACACATTGACCTCATCATTTCCCTTGACTTCAGTGTGGATGACAATCCTTTTGAG ACGGTGGAAGGCGCTGCTAAGATGTGTAAAGACCTACACATTCCTTTCCCTGAAGTGGATACAAGTCATCTGGAAAAATCACAGGACCTCTATGTGTTCAGGGGTTCCAGCAAAGTTCCAACTGTGATTCACATGCCTCTTTTCAATGCTGTTAACTGCAAAG GTGAAATTGAGAAGTGGAAAGACCGTTACTGCACTTTCAAATCACACTACAGTTACAGTGACATCACAGATCTTCTGGGGAAAGCTGGATTGAACATCAAAAACAATAAGGAGAAACTGCTCAAGGAGATTGAAAATGTCATCAAGGAGAAGAGAACTTCCAAGCTTGGAAAAATATGA
- the LOC108443844 gene encoding cytosolic phospholipase A2 gamma-like isoform X2, with amino-acid sequence MDQIRNCESVCSSKVRIGHSLNEAESQHVIRRRKIVLQCLRQHGIFCSEAEVPNIAVLGSGGGLRAMVGLLGSLYQLEEVRLLDCIMYLSGVSGSTWCMASLYREPDWSTKLETVKESIIQRLAHGRVSCQDKCHKLRKYMEKPNFSLTDVWAALVVSNSVNEIDEHKLTEQRSKYANDPYPIYTVIDKQCKHKRLKADPWFEITPDESGYSLTGAFVDSSCLGSQFENGKKIKDQPEMDMLYLQGLCGSALAEGFEIATEICWELIHLIKYMEESYTSDASDVQNGCQVLSALLHLHLCALTDEDPSVHCKTVNDLLKDKYDETGQMTLPINLMTSEGMISTTELRDYTLRVCSYFCDLLDVVKCIKNVVCWTWGTTYNYLNNMTETRDYEDAGLLLNSPYFSALRQERHIDLIISLDFSVDDNPFETVEGAAKMCKDLHIPFPEVDTSHLEKSQDLYVFRGSSKVPTVIHMPLFNAVNCKGEIEKWKDRYCTFKSHYSYSDITDLLGKAGLNIKNNKEKLLKEIENVIKEKRTSKLGKI; translated from the exons ATGGACCAGATCAGAAACTGTGAAag TGTGTGCAGCAGCAAGGTGAGGATTGGTCACTCTCTGAATGAAGCCGAGAGTCAACATGTGATCAGACGGAGAAAGATTGTTCTACAGTGCCTGAGGCAGCATGGCATATTCTGCAGTGAG GCTGAGGTGCCTAACATCGCAGTGCTGGGATCTGGTGGAGGTTTGAGAGCGATGGTTGGACTGCTGGGATCACTGTATCAGCTGGAAGAAGTGAGACTTCTTGACTGCATCATGTACCTGAGTGGAGTTTCAGGCTCTACCTG GTGCATGGCGTCCTTATACCGAGAACCAGACTGGTCTACCAAACTGGAGACCGTGAAAGAGAGCATCATCCAGAGGCTTGCTCATGGCAGGGTCAGTTGCCAGGACAAGTGTCACAAACTGAGGAAATACATGGAAAAACCCAACTTCAGCCTGACAGACGTGTGGGCAGCTCTGGTTGTGTCTAACTCAGTGAACGAG attgatgaacacaaactcacagagcagaggAGTAAATACGCCAATGACCCGTATcccatttacactgtgattgacaaacagtgtaaacataaAAGACTGAAAGCAG ATCCTTGGTTTGAGATCACTCCAGATGAGTCAGGTTATTCTCTCACTGGAGCCTTTGTGGATTCATCCTGTTTGGGAAGTCAGTTTGAGAATGGAAAGAAGATTAAAGACCAGCCTGAGATGGACATGCTGTATTTACAAG GTCTGTGTGGCAGTGCACTGGCTGAAGGGTTTGAGATTGCTACGGAGATCTGTTGGGAGCTAATCCATCTGATAAAAT ACATGGAAGAAAGCTACACATCAGATGCATCAGATGTGCAGAATGGTTGTCAGGTGCTCTCAGCACTTCTGCATTTGCACCTCTGTGCCTTGACAGATGAGGATCCTTCAGTTCACTGCAAAACCGTAAATGACCTACTAAAAG ATAAATATGATGAAACTGGACAGATGACTCTTCCCATAAATCTGATGACATCAGAAGGGATGATCTCCACGACAGAGTTAAGGGATTACACCCTGCGTGTATGCAGTTATTTCTGTGACTTGCTTGATG ttgttaaatgcataaaaaacGTGGTATGCTGGACCTGGGGAACAACATACAACTATCTCAACAACATGACGG AGACAAGAGATTATGAGGATGCTGGACTGTTACTCAACTCACCCTATTTCTCAGCGCTGAGACAAGAACGACACATTGACCTCATCATTTCCCTTGACTTCAGTGTGGATGACAATCCTTTTGAG ACGGTGGAAGGCGCTGCTAAGATGTGTAAAGACCTACACATTCCTTTCCCTGAAGTGGATACAAGTCATCTGGAAAAATCACAGGACCTCTATGTGTTCAGGGGTTCCAGCAAAGTTCCAACTGTGATTCACATGCCTCTTTTCAATGCTGTTAACTGCAAAG GTGAAATTGAGAAGTGGAAAGACCGTTACTGCACTTTCAAATCACACTACAGTTACAGTGACATCACAGATCTTCTGGGGAAAGCTGGATTGAACATCAAAAACAATAAGGAGAAACTGCTCAAGGAGATTGAAAATGTCATCAAGGAGAAGAGAACTTCCAAGCTTGGAAAAATATGA
- the LOC108443844 gene encoding cytosolic phospholipase A2 gamma-like isoform X3 — MASLYREPDWSTKLETVKESIIQRLAHGRVSCQDKCHKLRKYMEKPNFSLTDVWAALVVSNSVNEIDEHKLTEQRSKYANDPYPIYTVIDKQCKHKRLKADPWFEITPDESGYSLTGAFVDSSCLGSQFENGKKIKDQPEMDMLYLQGLCGSALAEGFEIATEICWELIHLIKYMEESYTSDASDVQNGCQVLSALLHLHLCALTDEDPSVHCKTVNDLLKDKYDETGQMTLPINLMTSEGMISTTELRDYTLRVCSYFCDLLDVVKCIKNVVCWTWGTTYNYLNNMTVEEVDPSVLHSETRDYEDAGLLLNSPYFSALRQERHIDLIISLDFSVDDNPFETVEGAAKMCKDLHIPFPEVDTSHLEKSQDLYVFRGSSKVPTVIHMPLFNAVNCKGEIEKWKDRYCTFKSHYSYSDITDLLGKAGLNIKNNKEKLLKEIENVIKEKRTSKLGKI; from the exons ATGGCGTCCTTATACCGAGAACCAGACTGGTCTACCAAACTGGAGACCGTGAAAGAGAGCATCATCCAGAGGCTTGCTCATGGCAGGGTCAGTTGCCAGGACAAGTGTCACAAACTGAGGAAATACATGGAAAAACCCAACTTCAGCCTGACAGACGTGTGGGCAGCTCTGGTTGTGTCTAACTCAGTGAACGAG attgatgaacacaaactcacagagcagaggAGTAAATACGCCAATGACCCGTATcccatttacactgtgattgacaaacagtgtaaacataaAAGACTGAAAGCAG ATCCTTGGTTTGAGATCACTCCAGATGAGTCAGGTTATTCTCTCACTGGAGCCTTTGTGGATTCATCCTGTTTGGGAAGTCAGTTTGAGAATGGAAAGAAGATTAAAGACCAGCCTGAGATGGACATGCTGTATTTACAAG GTCTGTGTGGCAGTGCACTGGCTGAAGGGTTTGAGATTGCTACGGAGATCTGTTGGGAGCTAATCCATCTGATAAAAT ACATGGAAGAAAGCTACACATCAGATGCATCAGATGTGCAGAATGGTTGTCAGGTGCTCTCAGCACTTCTGCATTTGCACCTCTGTGCCTTGACAGATGAGGATCCTTCAGTTCACTGCAAAACCGTAAATGACCTACTAAAAG ATAAATATGATGAAACTGGACAGATGACTCTTCCCATAAATCTGATGACATCAGAAGGGATGATCTCCACGACAGAGTTAAGGGATTACACCCTGCGTGTATGCAGTTATTTCTGTGACTTGCTTGATG ttgttaaatgcataaaaaacGTGGTATGCTGGACCTGGGGAACAACATACAACTATCTCAACAACATGACGG TGGAAGAAGTTGACCCCAGTGTCCTTCACTCAGAGACAAGAGATTATGAGGATGCTGGACTGTTACTCAACTCACCCTATTTCTCAGCGCTGAGACAAGAACGACACATTGACCTCATCATTTCCCTTGACTTCAGTGTGGATGACAATCCTTTTGAG ACGGTGGAAGGCGCTGCTAAGATGTGTAAAGACCTACACATTCCTTTCCCTGAAGTGGATACAAGTCATCTGGAAAAATCACAGGACCTCTATGTGTTCAGGGGTTCCAGCAAAGTTCCAACTGTGATTCACATGCCTCTTTTCAATGCTGTTAACTGCAAAG GTGAAATTGAGAAGTGGAAAGACCGTTACTGCACTTTCAAATCACACTACAGTTACAGTGACATCACAGATCTTCTGGGGAAAGCTGGATTGAACATCAAAAACAATAAGGAGAAACTGCTCAAGGAGATTGAAAATGTCATCAAGGAGAAGAGAACTTCCAAGCTTGGAAAAATATGA